A DNA window from Maribellus comscasis contains the following coding sequences:
- a CDS encoding TAT-variant-translocated molybdopterin oxidoreductase — MVKYWRSLDELKDPVAFKKNELKLEVDTKRELFKKESASSRRDFLKTFGFSVAAAAVVASCKKPIDKAIPYLIKPEEVTPGMANYYASTYFDANEYCSVLVKVRDGRPIKIEGNNLSSVSQQGTTARVQASVLNLYDDARFKTPLKQRSATAWEEVDAEIVQKLAELKAENRKVVLLTSTIISPSTKKVIGEFLKEYPNAEWLQYDAVSATGILKANQASFGKAFLPDYHFEKAKVIVSFGADFLGTWLSPVEYTKAYTAGRRVLEASDEMNRHYQFETGMTVTGSNADVRFPVKPSEEAVIIADLYNQLLSAKGMAPVSGQKSSVDLSGLVEDLIENEGESLVVSGSNDENVQIIVNAINNLLGNYGSAISLKKTLNTRQGLDDEFESFLSELNSGNVSGVLCWGVNPVYNHPKGETIKTALENIFLSVSFADRKDETTVACQFVCPEPHYLEAWNDAEPKSGVYSLAQPTIPKLFDSRQPQESLARWSGTESPDFYTFLKNNWENEIFAQQDEFANTQMFWNDALQKGVFESEQEISQNISYSENGLENALSAIQPASTGWEIAFYENMGMVNGSFANNPWLQELPDPIAKISWDNFAAVPVKWAEENGVANESVITVNGVELPVFVQPGQAPDTISVALGYGRLVAGKVGEGVGKNMFAQTVVENGAKKFWLTGAEVVKTEKSYKLALSQTHHSMEGRPIVRETTYDEWKIDPASGNEKHEEVEDHHVTLYPEPEFKGHHWGMAVDLSSCIGCGNCTISCQAENNIQVIGKEQVRNRRIMHWIRVDRYFSNDAENPEVYHQPVMCQHCDNAPCENVCPVSATPHSEEGLNQMAYNRCVGTKYCVNNCPYRVRRFNWFQYINNDEFDYASNSELGRMVLNPDVTVRSRGVVEKCSFCVQRIQEKKAQAKVDGRPIEDGEIQPACVQSCPGNALVFGDLNNPESKISKLFKNERNYHLLEELHTLPSVGYLTKVRNKKA, encoded by the coding sequence ATGGTAAAATATTGGAGAAGTTTAGACGAATTAAAAGATCCGGTAGCATTTAAAAAGAACGAGCTAAAGCTTGAAGTCGACACCAAAAGGGAGTTGTTCAAAAAAGAGTCGGCTTCGTCGAGGCGCGATTTCCTGAAAACTTTTGGTTTTAGCGTTGCAGCAGCGGCGGTTGTTGCGAGTTGTAAAAAACCGATTGATAAAGCAATTCCCTATCTGATAAAGCCCGAGGAAGTTACTCCAGGGATGGCCAATTATTATGCATCAACCTATTTTGATGCAAATGAATATTGCAGTGTATTGGTGAAAGTACGTGATGGCCGTCCGATAAAGATTGAAGGAAATAATTTGTCTTCTGTTTCTCAACAGGGAACCACAGCACGGGTGCAGGCTTCGGTTCTGAACTTATACGATGACGCGCGGTTTAAAACTCCTCTAAAACAAAGAAGTGCAACTGCCTGGGAAGAAGTGGATGCTGAAATCGTTCAGAAACTTGCGGAATTAAAAGCCGAAAACAGAAAAGTGGTTTTATTGACCTCAACCATTATATCTCCTTCAACAAAAAAGGTAATTGGTGAATTTCTTAAAGAATATCCAAATGCTGAGTGGCTGCAATATGATGCTGTATCGGCAACAGGAATTTTAAAGGCGAATCAGGCAAGTTTTGGAAAGGCTTTCCTTCCGGATTACCATTTTGAAAAAGCAAAGGTAATTGTAAGTTTTGGTGCCGATTTTCTCGGAACGTGGCTTTCGCCGGTGGAATATACAAAGGCTTATACTGCCGGAAGAAGGGTTTTGGAAGCTTCGGACGAAATGAATCGTCACTACCAATTCGAAACAGGGATGACTGTAACCGGTTCGAATGCAGATGTGCGTTTTCCGGTTAAACCTTCAGAAGAAGCTGTAATTATTGCCGATTTGTATAATCAGTTGCTCTCCGCAAAAGGTATGGCACCAGTGTCTGGTCAAAAATCTTCGGTTGATTTATCCGGCCTGGTTGAAGACTTAATTGAAAATGAAGGAGAATCGCTGGTGGTTTCGGGCAGTAATGACGAGAATGTGCAAATTATTGTAAATGCAATAAATAATTTATTAGGGAATTATGGCTCCGCTATTTCCCTGAAAAAAACATTAAATACCCGCCAGGGACTGGATGATGAGTTCGAGTCTTTTCTCTCTGAACTGAACTCAGGCAATGTTTCCGGAGTTTTGTGTTGGGGAGTAAATCCGGTGTACAATCACCCCAAAGGAGAAACGATAAAAACGGCCCTGGAAAATATTTTTCTGTCGGTTTCTTTTGCTGACAGAAAGGATGAAACAACTGTTGCCTGTCAGTTTGTTTGCCCTGAACCACATTATCTGGAAGCATGGAACGATGCTGAACCCAAATCAGGGGTATACAGTTTGGCGCAGCCTACCATTCCAAAATTGTTCGACAGCCGGCAGCCACAGGAGTCGTTGGCGAGATGGAGTGGGACGGAGTCTCCCGATTTTTACACGTTTCTGAAAAACAATTGGGAGAATGAAATATTTGCTCAGCAAGATGAATTTGCAAATACGCAAATGTTTTGGAATGACGCCCTGCAAAAAGGAGTTTTTGAATCAGAACAGGAAATCTCTCAAAATATAAGTTACAGTGAAAATGGATTAGAAAATGCACTTTCTGCAATCCAACCTGCATCGACAGGTTGGGAAATTGCATTTTATGAGAACATGGGAATGGTGAACGGCAGCTTTGCCAACAATCCGTGGCTACAGGAATTACCCGATCCTATTGCTAAAATTAGCTGGGATAATTTTGCTGCTGTGCCGGTAAAATGGGCAGAAGAAAACGGAGTTGCCAACGAAAGTGTTATCACGGTTAATGGTGTTGAATTACCTGTTTTTGTGCAACCGGGACAGGCGCCCGATACGATTTCTGTTGCGTTGGGCTACGGACGTCTGGTTGCCGGGAAGGTAGGTGAAGGAGTGGGTAAAAATATGTTTGCCCAAACAGTTGTCGAAAATGGCGCAAAAAAATTCTGGCTTACAGGAGCTGAAGTGGTAAAAACGGAGAAGAGTTACAAACTGGCGCTTTCACAAACTCATCATTCCATGGAAGGAAGACCGATTGTTCGCGAAACAACTTATGATGAGTGGAAGATCGATCCGGCTTCAGGTAACGAAAAACATGAGGAGGTGGAAGACCACCACGTTACACTCTACCCGGAGCCTGAGTTTAAAGGGCATCATTGGGGGATGGCTGTTGATTTGAGTTCATGTATCGGTTGCGGAAACTGCACAATTTCCTGTCAGGCTGAAAACAATATTCAGGTGATTGGGAAGGAACAGGTTCGAAATCGCCGGATTATGCACTGGATAAGGGTAGACCGCTACTTTTCAAACGATGCTGAAAACCCTGAAGTATATCACCAGCCGGTAATGTGTCAGCATTGCGATAACGCACCTTGCGAAAATGTGTGTCCGGTATCAGCTACACCGCACAGCGAGGAAGGATTAAATCAAATGGCCTACAACCGTTGCGTAGGAACAAAATATTGTGTGAATAACTGTCCGTACAGAGTTCGTCGCTTTAACTGGTTTCAGTACATCAACAATGATGAGTTTGATTATGCATCAAACAGCGAGTTGGGAAGAATGGTATTGAATCCTGATGTAACAGTGCGTTCACGTGGTGTAGTAGAAAAATGTTCTTTCTGTGTTCAGCGGATTCAGGAGAAAAAGGCGCAGGCAAAAGTGGATGGCCGTCCGATTGAAGATGGCGAAATTCAGCCGGCTTGTGTCCAGTCTTGTCCGGGTAATGCACTCGTTTTTGGCGATTTAAACAATCCGGAAAGTAAAATTTCCAAATTGTTTAAGAACGAAAGAAACTATCATTTGCTTGAAGAGCTTCACACACTTCCTTCAGTAGGATATTTGACAAAAGTAAGAAACAAAAAAGCTTAA
- the nrfD gene encoding NrfD/PsrC family molybdoenzyme membrane anchor subunit, giving the protein MYKTEVRGKLIDGDKSFSQISREITAPINDKTPLWWYAAFLISLGMFGFGLYAKYITVTKGIGTWGVNNSIAWGWAIINFVWWIGIGHAGTAFSIFLLILRQKWRTAINRAAEAMTVVAVFCASLFPLLHMGRPWLFFYIFPYPNTRGPLWVNFNSPLFWDFVAISAYLLISASFWYFGMVPDFATIRDTTKSKIKKAVYGFFSFGWTGSSKEWLRFEGLSFVLGGIAAVLVVSVHSIVSTDFAVSVEPGWHTTIFPPYFVVGAIFSGFAMVLTLVVLMRVLYKLNDFVTDSHIDAVCRILIFISLIMGTAYMTEIFLAWYSGSEYEIYTFFKNRIFGEYAFQFWAMFISNAIVPQLFWFKKVRQKMWMVFVISIIINIGMWFERFNIVITSLSHDYLPANWATYSPSWVEVGFFVGTLGMFIAGVLLFFRFIPIIAISEIKSVAKFNKPRKDHLKHAGHE; this is encoded by the coding sequence ATGTATAAAACAGAGGTACGCGGTAAATTAATAGATGGCGATAAAAGTTTTTCGCAGATTTCGCGGGAGATTACGGCTCCTATTAACGATAAAACACCGCTTTGGTGGTATGCCGCATTTTTAATTAGTTTGGGGATGTTTGGATTTGGCTTATATGCCAAATATATTACGGTTACAAAAGGGATTGGAACCTGGGGAGTAAATAACTCCATTGCCTGGGGCTGGGCCATCATTAATTTTGTGTGGTGGATTGGAATCGGACATGCCGGTACCGCGTTTTCCATTTTTCTGTTGATTTTAAGGCAGAAATGGCGTACCGCGATTAACCGGGCTGCAGAAGCAATGACCGTTGTGGCTGTTTTTTGCGCAAGTTTATTTCCTTTACTCCATATGGGACGACCCTGGTTGTTTTTCTATATTTTTCCATATCCAAATACGCGGGGTCCGCTTTGGGTGAATTTTAATTCGCCGCTTTTCTGGGACTTTGTTGCAATTTCGGCTTATCTGCTTATCTCAGCAAGTTTCTGGTATTTTGGGATGGTTCCTGATTTTGCAACGATTCGCGATACCACAAAATCAAAAATTAAAAAAGCGGTTTATGGTTTTTTCTCGTTTGGATGGACCGGCTCGAGCAAAGAATGGTTACGTTTTGAAGGTTTGAGTTTTGTTCTGGGGGGAATTGCTGCGGTACTGGTAGTATCCGTTCACTCCATTGTATCAACCGACTTTGCCGTTTCGGTTGAACCGGGCTGGCACACAACTATTTTTCCACCCTATTTTGTTGTAGGGGCAATTTTCTCTGGTTTTGCCATGGTGCTGACCCTAGTTGTGCTGATGCGGGTTTTATATAAATTAAATGATTTTGTTACTGATTCTCATATCGATGCAGTTTGCCGGATTCTGATTTTTATTTCACTGATAATGGGAACTGCTTATATGACAGAAATATTTTTAGCCTGGTATTCAGGTTCTGAATATGAGATATATACCTTTTTCAAAAACAGGATTTTTGGTGAATATGCTTTTCAGTTTTGGGCCATGTTTATTTCCAATGCTATTGTTCCGCAGTTGTTTTGGTTCAAAAAAGTACGCCAGAAAATGTGGATGGTTTTTGTAATTTCTATCATTATCAACATTGGAATGTGGTTTGAAAGGTTCAATATTGTAATTACTTCGCTGAGCCATGATTATTTGCCTGCAAACTGGGCAACCTATTCACCGAGCTGGGTTGAAGTTGGATTTTTTGTAGGAACATTGGGAATGTTTATCGCTGGTGTTCTATTGTTTTTTCGCTTTATCCCGATTATTGCCATTTCTGAAATTAAAAGTGTGGCCAAGTTTAATAAGCCACGCAAAGATCACTTAAAACATGCCGGTCATGAATAA
- a CDS encoding DUF3341 domain-containing protein: protein MNKEKYMLGVFNDEDSLVEAFEKVKARGILPVEVYTPYPIHEILEGMEKKTRITHAAFFYGLFAALGILGFLYYAAVIDWPLQYGGKPFNSFPSFIVVTIVATILSITLLTLFTFSVRAKIFPGKKAEIFHERATDDKFVMVLDKDSLGENAAEIDSIIKEHGKIE, encoded by the coding sequence ATGAATAAAGAGAAGTATATGTTGGGTGTTTTTAACGACGAAGACAGTCTTGTTGAGGCCTTTGAAAAAGTAAAAGCCAGAGGCATTTTACCCGTTGAAGTGTATACTCCTTATCCTATTCATGAAATTTTGGAGGGGATGGAGAAAAAAACAAGGATTACGCATGCTGCATTTTTTTATGGTTTGTTTGCGGCGCTTGGTATTTTAGGCTTTCTTTATTATGCTGCGGTTATCGACTGGCCTCTTCAGTATGGAGGAAAACCATTTAATTCATTTCCTTCATTTATTGTGGTTACCATTGTGGCCACTATTCTTTCCATTACTTTGCTTACACTTTTTACTTTCTCTGTGCGGGCGAAAATCTTTCCCGGAAAAAAGGCGGAGATTTTTCATGAGCGGGCGACTGACGATAAATTTGTGATGGTACTGGATAAAGATAGTCTGGGAGAAAATGCCGCAGAGATAGATTCAATTATTAAAGAGCACGGAAAAATTGAATAA
- a CDS encoding c-type cytochrome, with product MKNTTYIGLFSLLFIFLASCDYNRRTTGWEYGRDMAHSAAYESYTPNSNFSDGKTMQPPVEGTIPRGMVPYVFEKTDEDRALAAQTLMNELEPTPQNLERGKRMYGIYCMQCHGEKGDGQGALYVNKKYPYPPASLLSEKMLANPEADIYHVITVGFGVMGEHGSMIKPEDRWKIAMYIKKELQ from the coding sequence ATGAAGAATACCACATATATAGGATTATTCAGCTTACTTTTTATTTTTTTGGCTTCGTGTGATTACAACCGACGGACCACGGGCTGGGAATATGGTCGCGACATGGCACACTCTGCAGCTTATGAAAGTTACACACCCAATTCCAATTTTTCGGATGGTAAAACCATGCAACCCCCTGTGGAAGGAACAATCCCACGGGGAATGGTCCCCTACGTTTTTGAAAAAACAGATGAAGACAGGGCATTGGCAGCGCAAACACTGATGAATGAATTGGAACCGACTCCTCAAAATCTGGAACGTGGAAAAAGAATGTATGGTATTTACTGTATGCAATGTCATGGCGAAAAAGGAGACGGACAGGGAGCGTTGTATGTCAATAAAAAATATCCTTATCCGCCAGCCAGTTTGTTGAGTGAAAAAATGCTGGCCAATCCGGAAGCCGATATTTATCATGTTATAACAGTTGGTTTTGGTGTTATGGGAGAACATGGTTCGATGATAAAACCCGAAGATCGCTGGAAAATAGCGATGTATATTAAAAAGGAATTACAGTAG
- a CDS encoding quinol:cytochrome C oxidoreductase yields MENKLVVSNKFKMLTYVLIGIGVLSFILGFIFDAKRTWANYLLNNYYFLMLAIGAAFFGAIQYIANAGWSAAFKRIPEAMVAYIPFAGVFFLIMFFGMHSIFEWTHDEVVQHDHLLQHKSPYLNIPFFFARVVVFFGAWTLLSKYLRKISLKEDEVGGMEYFHKSEFYSKVFIFVIAFSFSIFAVDMLMSLEPHWFSTLFAGKSFIAAFLHGSSVITLIIIILARTGHFDLLNRSHLHDFTRYIFMTSIIWGYFNFAEFMLIWYGNIPEETSWFVHRWDGAYKVLFFANILINWFIPFIVLMPRKTSRSKLIITPVIILLMIGQYTELYYIIWPATVHEAKFGLLEIGTFIGYLGLFAWVVSTWLAKANLVPKNHPYMEESVYHHF; encoded by the coding sequence ATGGAGAACAAATTAGTTGTATCGAATAAATTTAAAATGCTCACATATGTATTAATTGGCATAGGTGTGCTTTCATTTATACTGGGTTTTATTTTTGATGCAAAAAGAACCTGGGCAAATTATCTGCTAAACAATTATTATTTTTTAATGCTGGCTATTGGAGCTGCTTTTTTTGGAGCTATTCAGTATATCGCAAATGCAGGTTGGTCGGCAGCGTTCAAGCGAATTCCCGAAGCGATGGTTGCCTATATCCCTTTTGCCGGAGTATTTTTTCTGATTATGTTTTTTGGAATGCACTCTATTTTTGAATGGACACATGATGAGGTGGTTCAACACGACCATTTGCTTCAACATAAATCACCCTATTTAAACATTCCTTTCTTTTTTGCACGGGTTGTTGTATTCTTTGGAGCATGGACATTGCTTTCAAAATATTTAAGGAAGATTTCTTTAAAGGAAGATGAGGTTGGCGGAATGGAATATTTTCATAAATCTGAATTTTATTCAAAGGTGTTTATTTTTGTCATCGCTTTTTCCTTTAGCATTTTTGCAGTCGACATGTTAATGTCGCTTGAACCGCACTGGTTTAGTACTTTGTTTGCCGGAAAAAGTTTTATTGCTGCATTTTTACACGGCTCTTCAGTAATAACATTAATTATAATTATACTTGCCAGAACAGGCCATTTTGATTTGTTGAACCGCAGCCATTTACATGATTTTACACGCTACATATTCATGACAAGTATAATTTGGGGTTATTTTAATTTCGCCGAGTTTATGCTCATTTGGTATGGAAACATCCCCGAAGAAACGTCCTGGTTTGTTCACCGCTGGGATGGTGCATACAAAGTTTTATTCTTTGCAAATATTTTAATCAATTGGTTTATACCTTTCATAGTATTGATGCCAAGAAAAACATCACGAAGTAAACTGATAATTACACCTGTTATTATTTTACTAATGATTGGTCAATATACCGAATTATATTACATCATTTGGCCGGCAACCGTGCATGAAGCAAAATTTGGGCTACTGGAAATCGGGACATTTATCGGTTACCTTGGATTGTTTGCATGGGTTGTTTCAACCTGGTTGGCAAAAGCAAATCTGGTTCCGAAAAATCATCCCTATATGGAGGAAAGTGTTTATCATCATTTTTAG
- a CDS encoding AGE family epimerase/isomerase, giving the protein MKKTVLFIPFMLTLAFSCSQKTNSDKALTEELNLSLQTEILDAWYPRSIDSVYGGFLSNFTFDWQPSGPQNKMIVTQTRHLWTLSEAAMFYQNDKYRETADHAFQFLQNKMWDKQYGGFYTTLNREGEPGTTNFGGAKMAYGNAFGIYALMAYYNLTKNEEALELAKQTFLWLEKYSHDPVYSGYFNNLERNGNPLSIARMEETPVERPEELPDYKRMSQKDQNTSIHVLEALTELYKVWPDGLVKTRLNEVFNLISEKIVTPKGYLTLFLERDFTPISFRDSTEEIIRQNLSTDHVSFGHDIETGFLLLEAAHSLYGKIDKKTLALAKKMVDHTIDNGWDEKKGGIYDRGYYFQGSDTITIMHNAKVWWSEAEAMNALLLMSKLFPDEPKYREYFDKQWEYIQTFQIDHKHKGWYSEGIDKSPEQVSAPKGSDWKINYHNFRTMRNCIKMLRGDHELTTTKN; this is encoded by the coding sequence ATGAAAAAGACAGTCCTTTTTATACCGTTCATGTTAACGCTTGCTTTTAGCTGTTCCCAAAAAACAAATTCAGACAAAGCATTAACAGAGGAACTAAACTTGTCGCTTCAAACCGAAATTCTGGATGCCTGGTATCCCCGTTCAATCGACTCCGTGTATGGGGGCTTTCTGAGCAATTTTACATTCGACTGGCAGCCCAGTGGGCCGCAAAATAAAATGATTGTTACCCAAACCCGCCACTTGTGGACACTTTCTGAAGCAGCAATGTTCTATCAAAATGATAAATACCGGGAAACTGCTGATCATGCATTTCAATTCCTGCAAAACAAAATGTGGGATAAGCAATACGGAGGTTTTTATACCACCCTGAACCGCGAAGGAGAGCCTGGTACCACAAATTTTGGTGGCGCAAAAATGGCCTACGGAAATGCATTTGGTATTTATGCCCTGATGGCTTATTATAATCTAACCAAAAATGAAGAAGCGTTGGAGTTGGCAAAACAGACCTTTTTGTGGTTGGAAAAGTATAGTCACGACCCGGTGTATTCGGGATATTTCAATAATCTGGAGAGAAATGGAAATCCCCTTAGTATAGCGAGAATGGAGGAAACTCCGGTTGAACGTCCCGAAGAATTACCGGATTATAAAAGAATGAGTCAGAAAGATCAAAATACTTCGATTCACGTTCTGGAGGCATTAACTGAATTGTATAAAGTTTGGCCGGATGGATTGGTTAAAACCCGGCTTAACGAAGTGTTTAATTTAATTTCAGAAAAAATAGTAACACCCAAAGGCTATCTCACGCTTTTCCTGGAAAGAGATTTTACACCCATTTCATTCAGGGATTCTACAGAGGAAATAATCCGGCAAAATCTTTCCACCGACCATGTTTCTTTCGGACATGATATTGAAACCGGCTTCCTGTTGCTGGAAGCGGCACACTCTCTTTACGGGAAAATTGATAAAAAAACACTTGCATTGGCCAAAAAAATGGTCGATCACACCATTGACAACGGTTGGGACGAAAAAAAAGGCGGAATTTATGATCGTGGCTATTATTTTCAAGGTTCCGATACCATAACGATTATGCACAATGCAAAGGTTTGGTGGAGCGAGGCTGAAGCTATGAATGCTTTGCTGCTGATGTCAAAACTTTTCCCGGATGAACCCAAATACAGGGAATATTTTGATAAACAGTGGGAATACATCCAAACCTTTCAAATTGACCATAAACACAAAGGTTGGTATTCAGAAGGAATTGACAAAAGTCCTGAACAAGTTTCAGCCCCAAAAGGTTCAGACTGGAAAATCAACTATCATAACTTCAGGACGATGCGAAACTGTATTAAAATGCTTCGCGGCGACCATGAATTGACAACAACAAAAAACTAA
- a CDS encoding ABC transporter ATP-binding protein, protein MEIFSARNVDKTFATTKALSDVSISVNEQSIFGLLGPNGAGKTTLIRIINQITAPDSGEVLLEGRKMKASDVARIGYLPEERGLYKKMKIGEQAIYLAQLKGLSKQEATRNLKHWFERFEIMTWWNKKVEELSKGMAQKVQFITTVVHKPRLLIFDEPFSGFDPINANLLKREILNLRDEGATIIFSTHNMESVEELCDHIALINKSKKIVDGPTDEIREKYKQNIFEVKYKGEFEEVEKALGQKMKILGHAESEKENQLTVQYLNGDSNNKLIQQLLPVAEIISFEEIIPSMNDVFITAVEESNKK, encoded by the coding sequence ATGGAGATTTTTAGCGCTAGAAATGTTGATAAAACTTTTGCCACCACAAAAGCTTTGTCGGATGTAAGTATTTCGGTAAACGAGCAAAGTATTTTCGGATTGCTTGGTCCAAACGGAGCAGGAAAAACGACACTAATCAGGATCATTAATCAGATTACCGCCCCTGACAGTGGGGAAGTACTTCTGGAAGGCCGTAAAATGAAAGCCTCAGATGTTGCCCGGATTGGATATTTGCCCGAGGAACGTGGTTTGTACAAGAAGATGAAAATCGGTGAACAAGCCATTTACCTTGCGCAATTGAAAGGGTTGAGCAAACAGGAGGCCACCAGAAACCTGAAACATTGGTTTGAAAGGTTTGAAATAATGACCTGGTGGAACAAAAAAGTGGAAGAACTTTCAAAAGGAATGGCTCAAAAAGTACAGTTTATTACTACCGTAGTCCACAAACCCAGGTTGCTTATTTTTGATGAACCCTTTAGTGGCTTCGACCCGATTAATGCCAATCTCTTAAAACGTGAGATATTAAATTTGAGAGATGAAGGGGCTACAATTATTTTTTCAACGCACAACATGGAGTCGGTTGAAGAACTTTGCGATCATATTGCGCTGATAAATAAATCAAAAAAAATTGTTGACGGCCCAACCGATGAAATTCGGGAGAAATACAAACAGAATATTTTTGAAGTAAAATACAAGGGGGAGTTCGAAGAGGTTGAAAAGGCACTTGGACAAAAAATGAAAATACTCGGACATGCTGAAAGTGAAAAAGAAAACCAACTTACGGTACAATATTTAAACGGTGATTCAAATAATAAGCTTATTCAGCAATTGCTTCCCGTGGCCGAAATCATCTCGTTTGAAGAAATTATTCCAAGCATGAATGATGTATTTATTACCGCTGTTGAAGAATCAAATAAAAAGTAA
- a CDS encoding ABC transporter permease, which yields MNKTLLILKQEYLKRVKKKSFIVLTLLVPFLFAGMFALIIFLSINNDKEERTIAVYDESQLFLGELEQQGYTTFHFIPEEEYNELKSNLKESDFYALLYIPANIYSANVAQLLSVKQVPIELSEQIERKLSRFIENDKRQKVVEETRIPDLEDRLAGTKTSIKLNTLKISESGETKKSSSTIAFIASYAMGFIIYFFVFMYGSMVMRSVMEEKKNRIIEVIISSVKPMQLMAGKIIGTALVGLTQVGIWIVLGAVALGVVQGLFTPESAQQMGQSIMESQSAMSPAASQMAGQSQVTEVLEMIGNLNLPLILFSFVFYFLVGYLMYSSLLGAVGAAVDSDEDAQQLVFPVTIPLILSIMLLFPIAKNPEGPVAFWGSIIPFTSPVSMLARVPYGIPTWELLLSMFLLVLATVGAIWVAARIYRTGILMYGKKVNLKELIKWLRYKS from the coding sequence ATGAATAAAACACTACTAATATTAAAACAGGAATATTTAAAACGGGTAAAGAAAAAATCGTTTATTGTTCTTACACTGCTGGTGCCGTTTCTTTTCGCGGGAATGTTTGCACTTATTATTTTTCTTTCCATTAATAACGATAAAGAAGAACGGACTATTGCAGTATACGATGAGTCGCAATTGTTTTTGGGTGAACTGGAACAGCAAGGCTACACAACCTTCCATTTTATACCCGAGGAAGAATATAATGAGTTGAAATCGAATTTAAAAGAGAGTGATTTTTACGCCTTGTTGTACATCCCCGCAAATATATATTCTGCAAATGTTGCCCAGCTCTTATCGGTAAAACAGGTTCCTATCGAATTAAGCGAACAAATTGAGCGAAAACTAAGTCGTTTTATCGAGAATGACAAACGCCAAAAAGTGGTGGAAGAGACCCGGATTCCGGATTTGGAAGACAGGCTGGCAGGAACCAAAACCAGTATAAAACTCAATACGCTTAAAATATCGGAATCGGGAGAAACCAAAAAAAGTTCTTCGACTATTGCGTTTATTGCCAGTTACGCTATGGGTTTTATCATTTACTTTTTTGTATTTATGTATGGTTCTATGGTAATGCGGAGCGTGATGGAAGAGAAAAAGAACCGGATAATCGAAGTAATCATTTCGTCCGTAAAACCGATGCAGCTAATGGCAGGAAAAATAATCGGGACAGCGCTGGTTGGTTTAACACAGGTAGGAATCTGGATTGTTTTAGGTGCAGTTGCTCTGGGAGTTGTTCAGGGATTGTTTACTCCTGAATCGGCTCAGCAAATGGGACAAAGCATTATGGAGTCGCAGTCTGCTATGAGTCCGGCGGCATCTCAAATGGCTGGACAAAGTCAGGTAACTGAAGTTTTGGAAATGATTGGCAACCTGAATCTGCCGTTAATTCTATTCTCTTTTGTGTTCTATTTCCTTGTGGGATATCTGATGTACAGTTCTTTGCTGGGAGCAGTTGGAGCAGCAGTCGACAGCGACGAAGATGCACAGCAATTGGTTTTTCCGGTTACCATACCGCTAATTCTTTCCATCATGTTGTTATTCCCCATTGCTAAAAATCCCGAAGGGCCTGTGGCCTTCTGGGGCTCAATTATTCCGTTTACATCTCCGGTTTCGATGTTGGCCAGGGTGCCCTACGGAATTCCTACCTGGGAGCTTTTACTTTCTATGTTTTTACTTGTTTTGGCAACTGTTGGAGCAATCTGGGTAGCGGCTAGAATCTACCGTACCGGTATTTTAATGTATGGTAAAAAAGTAAACCTCAAAGAATTGATAAAGTGGTTGCGATATAAAAGTTAA